In Horticoccus luteus, the following proteins share a genomic window:
- a CDS encoding fumarylacetoacetate hydrolase family protein: MKIIRHLSPQGPAYAALQPDGSAREISGDIFGSYQVTDRPVRPGKLLAPIAPTQILCIGLNYRQHAAETGAKIPERPILFVKGINATQNPGDPIEIPTRLASHEVDYECELAVVIGKPCKNVSRENALDYVLGYTCANDVSARDHQIRLGGGQWCRGKFFDTFAPLGPCLVTTDEITNPNTLKIATILNGQRVQDWTTSDMIFDVPALIAYLSGSTTLVPGTVILTGTPQGVGMAAKPPLWLKAGDSVSIEIGKIGTLTNPVVNEA, from the coding sequence ATGAAAATCATTCGTCACCTCTCGCCCCAAGGCCCCGCCTACGCCGCTCTCCAGCCCGATGGCTCCGCCCGCGAAATTTCCGGCGACATCTTCGGCTCCTACCAAGTCACCGATCGCCCTGTGCGCCCCGGCAAGCTCCTCGCGCCGATCGCCCCCACGCAGATCCTCTGCATCGGGCTCAACTACCGGCAGCACGCCGCCGAAACCGGCGCGAAAATCCCCGAGCGCCCCATCCTCTTCGTCAAAGGCATCAACGCCACGCAGAACCCCGGCGACCCGATCGAAATCCCCACCCGCCTCGCCAGCCACGAGGTCGACTACGAATGCGAACTCGCCGTCGTCATCGGCAAACCTTGCAAAAACGTCTCCCGCGAAAACGCCCTCGACTACGTCCTCGGCTACACCTGCGCCAACGACGTCTCCGCCCGCGATCACCAGATCCGGCTCGGCGGCGGCCAATGGTGCCGCGGCAAGTTCTTCGACACGTTCGCCCCGCTTGGACCGTGCCTCGTCACGACCGACGAAATCACCAATCCGAATACGCTCAAGATCGCCACGATTCTCAACGGCCAGCGCGTGCAGGATTGGACCACCAGTGACATGATTTTCGACGTCCCCGCGCTCATCGCCTACCTGAGCGGCAGCACCACGCTCGTCCCCGGCACCGTCATTCTCACCGGCACGCCCCAAGGCGTCGGCATGGCGGCCAAGCCCCCGCTCTGGCTCAAAGCCGGCGACTCCGTCAGCATCGAGATCGGGAAGATCGGCACGCTCACCAATCCGGTCGTCAACGAAGCCTGA
- a CDS encoding helix-turn-helix transcriptional regulator, with protein sequence MSVSRPIPVELPPHGVAFVESVHGPRFHMAERIDPFHKIIYVLHGRIACSIKGDATPVHAPAGTVVCVAAGVGHKITDSEPATLLLLCFSRDFVRSVPGLDSLWEKLTPARPAALRPGRTWAQQFETYWRAAVVEQAGVRLGREIVIRAAAENALVALARRPAGLSSDAARRRVETVARELAATFYEPWSLERACAQADLSRRQFSKLFREVTDRSFLAELTERRLTHAAQLLRAQRHSVVGAAFSSGYGDLSHFYRLFRARFGHPPRAWLEKRPDAALPR encoded by the coding sequence ATGAGCGTCTCCCGCCCCATCCCCGTCGAACTCCCTCCTCACGGCGTCGCGTTCGTCGAAAGCGTGCACGGGCCGCGCTTCCACATGGCGGAGCGCATCGACCCGTTTCACAAGATCATCTACGTCCTCCACGGCCGCATCGCCTGTTCGATCAAAGGCGACGCCACGCCCGTCCACGCTCCCGCCGGCACCGTCGTCTGCGTGGCAGCCGGCGTGGGCCACAAGATCACCGACAGCGAGCCCGCGACGCTGCTGCTCTTGTGTTTCTCGCGCGATTTTGTCCGCAGTGTCCCCGGCCTCGATTCGCTCTGGGAAAAACTCACTCCCGCACGTCCTGCCGCGTTGCGCCCTGGCCGGACCTGGGCCCAACAATTCGAAACATATTGGCGCGCCGCAGTCGTCGAGCAGGCCGGCGTGCGCCTCGGCCGTGAAATCGTCATCCGCGCCGCCGCGGAAAACGCGCTCGTCGCCCTCGCCCGCCGGCCCGCCGGCCTTTCCTCCGACGCCGCCCGCCGCCGCGTCGAGACCGTCGCCCGCGAACTCGCCGCCACCTTCTACGAACCGTGGAGCCTCGAACGCGCCTGTGCCCAAGCCGACCTCTCCCGCCGCCAGTTCAGCAAACTGTTTCGCGAGGTTACCGACCGCAGCTTCCTCGCCGAACTCACCGAACGCCGCCTCACCCACGCCGCGCAACTGCTGCGCGCGCAACGTCACTCCGTCGTCGGCGCCGCCTTTTCCAGCGGCTACGGCGATCTCTCCCATTTCTATCGGCTCTTCCGCGCCCGCTTCGGCCACCCGCCCCGCGCGTGGCTCGAAAAAAGACCCGACGCGGCCTTGCCCCGCTGA
- a CDS encoding methylenetetrahydrofolate reductase C-terminal domain-containing protein, giving the protein MNRLAERLGASSDFLIGVELVSTRGGLDQPHAAKTLSLARDLAGAASIDWVSITDNAGGNPMLAASALGAPLRDAGREVVIHLSCKDFNRNALESEAWRLASEGFQNILVLTGDYPGHGVGGGGKPAFDIDAIGLLTLLGQMNAGLDVTREGAKKAVRLEPTKFFPGAVVTNFKLLENEVIPQLLKMERKLAAGARFLINQIGYDSRKVHELIAWMRRRGHGHVPLIGNVYVLNPGVARVFRAKKIPGVVISEELGDICEAQRAAADKGKAFFLELAAKQIAIYRGLGYRGAYLGGVHSVAEIERVLEIERGFAPDDWKQFAREIQYSRPGEFFVFARDENTGLANPEKLEATYAASLGAHPRTQNVTFTYRFSKFAHELMFTPGKGLWKAGDALCASAKDPLQGPAWMRAIEHTSKRLMFDCRDCGDCSLSEMAFLCPESSCAKNQRNGPCGGTRDGKCEVYDYECIWSRAYERLKFEGREDQLLAHTPAVQDQSLRYTSSWANTWARRDHLAKHPPASLPPIKS; this is encoded by the coding sequence ATGAACCGACTGGCGGAACGACTCGGCGCTTCCAGCGACTTCCTGATCGGAGTCGAGTTGGTGTCCACGCGCGGAGGCCTTGATCAGCCGCACGCGGCGAAGACGTTGTCCCTGGCGCGCGACCTTGCTGGGGCGGCGAGCATCGACTGGGTGTCGATCACAGACAACGCGGGCGGCAATCCGATGCTGGCTGCGTCCGCGTTGGGCGCACCATTGCGCGATGCCGGGCGGGAGGTGGTGATCCATTTGTCGTGCAAGGATTTTAATCGCAACGCGCTGGAGAGCGAGGCGTGGCGGCTGGCGAGCGAGGGGTTTCAGAACATTCTGGTGCTGACGGGAGATTATCCGGGGCACGGGGTGGGTGGGGGCGGCAAACCGGCGTTCGACATCGACGCGATCGGTTTGCTCACGCTGCTCGGCCAGATGAATGCCGGGCTGGACGTGACGCGCGAGGGGGCGAAGAAGGCGGTGCGACTCGAGCCGACGAAGTTTTTTCCGGGCGCGGTGGTGACGAATTTCAAGCTGCTCGAGAACGAAGTGATTCCGCAGTTGTTGAAGATGGAGCGGAAGCTCGCGGCGGGCGCGCGTTTCCTGATCAACCAGATCGGTTACGATTCGCGCAAGGTGCACGAGTTGATTGCGTGGATGCGGCGGCGCGGTCACGGGCACGTGCCGTTGATTGGAAATGTTTATGTGCTCAACCCGGGCGTGGCGCGGGTCTTTCGCGCCAAGAAAATTCCGGGCGTGGTGATCTCGGAGGAGCTCGGCGATATCTGCGAGGCGCAGCGGGCGGCAGCGGACAAGGGCAAGGCGTTTTTCCTCGAACTGGCCGCGAAGCAAATCGCGATTTACCGCGGGCTCGGTTATCGCGGCGCGTATCTGGGCGGGGTGCATTCCGTGGCGGAGATCGAGCGCGTGCTGGAAATCGAGCGCGGGTTTGCGCCGGACGATTGGAAGCAGTTTGCGCGGGAGATCCAGTATTCGCGCCCGGGCGAATTTTTCGTGTTTGCGCGCGATGAGAACACGGGTCTCGCCAATCCGGAAAAGCTGGAAGCGACGTATGCCGCTTCGCTGGGCGCGCATCCGCGGACCCAGAATGTCACGTTCACGTATCGATTTTCCAAGTTTGCGCACGAATTGATGTTCACGCCGGGCAAGGGCCTGTGGAAGGCGGGCGATGCGCTGTGCGCGAGCGCGAAGGATCCGCTGCAAGGGCCGGCATGGATGAGGGCGATCGAGCACACGAGCAAACGCCTGATGTTTGACTGCCGCGATTGCGGTGACTGTTCCCTCTCGGAGATGGCGTTTCTGTGTCCAGAATCGTCGTGTGCGAAAAACCAACGCAACGGTCCGTGCGGGGGCACCCGGGATGGAAAGTGCGAGGTTTACGACTACGAGTGCATTTGGTCGCGCGCTTACGAGCGCCTGAAATTCGAGGGTCGCGAAGACCAGTTGCTCGCGCACACTCCCGCGGTGCAGGATCAGAGTCTGCGTTATACGTCGAGCTGGGCCAACACCTGGGCCCGCCGCGACCATCTCGCCAAACACCCTCCGGCCAGCCTCCCACCGATCAAATCCTGA